A window of Halococcus agarilyticus contains these coding sequences:
- a CDS encoding cbb3-type cytochrome c oxidase subunit I, translated as MTDSSEPTPDGGYAGAGEGLPATSDEHATTESHGLPPYESVKRWLVTTNHKDVGILYTVTALFFLVFGGVLALLMRVQLFTPGAGILSPMGYNQTVSTHGLIMIFWFLSPFAFGFANYVVPLQIGAKDLAFPRLNALSYWLYLFSGLLLGVSFFQGGTFSGGWTMYAPLNIPTYTPSIGASTAILALLLFVVSVTVSSVNFLTTMHRMRAEGLTLRRLPLFTWTILLTVWMMLFAFAALLAALVILSSDRLIGTTYFAASSPGGSILWTHLFWFFGHPEVYIVFFPALGVMAETFQTFTGRRIVGRKWFIAAMVLVALQSFVVWMHHMFLTSINLQIKTLFMATTIGISLPFDLMVFSLIYTTIKGKVRFATPFLFTFGSLILFIVGGITGVFLGAVVLDYQFRGTYWVVAHFHYVMVGGVTALIGGLYYWFPKMTGKMYDEFLGKVHFVLYFVGFNLLYFPMFVAWETPRRVFEYPEALTIWHQLATVGGFILGASFLVMFYNLTKSLVDGEAATGNPWAYSTTAEWAIPSPPPLENFPGVPSYRSGSLDFLSGSQATDGGEMTDGGTLTTHDAHEAHADEPESHASIWPFAIGVGAFFVFLGLSGLQEGSFAPGIAGGMYLTLTLIGVAITSVSLVALGREQFHAPTGPFGESWPFEAIENTKLGVWIFLASDVVLFGAFIGTYVFVRISAGWTGWELVPGDPIPGLMNTYLLLTSSFTVILALVAAEKRSKWGVVASITTTILLGIGFLVNKGLEWNHLFHEGIELSANVRTSTFFLTTGLHAAHVIIGLLIAVYMLVRAWRGAYLDDERPLEYFGLYWHFVDIVWLFLFPLFYIL; from the coding sequence ATGACCGACTCATCAGAGCCGACGCCGGACGGCGGATACGCGGGGGCTGGCGAGGGACTCCCCGCGACGAGCGACGAACACGCCACGACCGAATCCCACGGGCTGCCGCCGTACGAGTCGGTCAAGCGATGGCTCGTCACCACGAACCACAAGGACGTCGGGATCCTCTACACCGTGACCGCCCTCTTCTTCCTCGTGTTCGGGGGCGTGCTCGCACTCCTGATGCGGGTCCAACTGTTCACGCCCGGCGCGGGGATCCTCAGCCCGATGGGGTACAACCAGACCGTCTCGACGCACGGTCTCATCATGATCTTCTGGTTCCTCTCGCCCTTCGCCTTTGGCTTCGCGAACTACGTCGTCCCGCTCCAGATCGGCGCGAAGGACCTCGCCTTCCCACGATTGAACGCACTCAGCTACTGGCTGTACCTCTTCTCGGGGCTGTTGCTCGGGGTATCGTTCTTCCAGGGCGGGACGTTCTCGGGCGGCTGGACGATGTACGCGCCGCTCAACATCCCGACGTACACGCCGAGCATCGGGGCCAGCACGGCGATCCTCGCGCTCCTCCTGTTCGTGGTGAGCGTCACCGTCTCGTCGGTGAACTTCCTGACCACGATGCACCGAATGCGCGCGGAGGGGCTGACCCTCCGGCGGCTCCCCCTGTTCACGTGGACCATTCTCCTTACCGTGTGGATGATGCTCTTCGCGTTCGCGGCGCTGCTCGCGGCGCTCGTGATCCTCTCGTCGGATCGGCTCATCGGGACGACGTACTTCGCCGCCAGTAGCCCTGGTGGGTCGATCCTCTGGACCCACCTGTTCTGGTTCTTCGGCCATCCAGAGGTCTACATCGTCTTCTTCCCCGCGCTCGGCGTGATGGCCGAGACCTTCCAGACCTTCACGGGACGACGGATCGTCGGCCGGAAGTGGTTCATCGCTGCGATGGTGCTGGTGGCGCTCCAGAGCTTCGTGGTCTGGATGCACCACATGTTCCTGACCTCGATCAACCTCCAGATCAAGACGCTGTTCATGGCGACCACCATCGGCATCTCCCTCCCGTTCGATCTGATGGTGTTCTCGCTGATCTACACTACCATCAAGGGGAAGGTGCGCTTCGCCACGCCCTTCCTGTTCACGTTCGGCTCGCTCATCCTGTTCATCGTGGGCGGGATCACGGGCGTCTTTCTGGGCGCTGTCGTGCTCGACTATCAGTTCCGCGGGACCTACTGGGTGGTCGCACACTTCCACTACGTGATGGTCGGCGGCGTCACCGCGCTGATCGGCGGCCTCTACTACTGGTTCCCGAAGATGACGGGGAAGATGTACGACGAGTTCCTCGGGAAGGTCCACTTCGTCCTCTATTTCGTGGGATTCAACCTGCTCTACTTCCCGATGTTCGTGGCATGGGAGACCCCGCGCCGGGTGTTCGAGTACCCCGAGGCGCTCACGATCTGGCACCAGCTCGCCACGGTCGGCGGGTTCATACTGGGAGCCTCCTTCCTCGTGATGTTCTACAATCTCACGAAGAGTCTCGTCGACGGCGAGGCCGCGACGGGCAACCCGTGGGCGTACTCCACCACCGCCGAGTGGGCGATCCCCTCGCCGCCGCCGCTCGAGAACTTCCCCGGCGTCCCGAGCTACCGGAGCGGTTCGCTCGACTTCCTCTCCGGCTCGCAGGCCACGGACGGCGGCGAGATGACCGACGGCGGCACGCTCACGACGCACGACGCGCACGAGGCGCACGCGGACGAACCCGAGAGCCACGCGAGCATCTGGCCCTTTGCGATCGGTGTCGGGGCCTTCTTCGTGTTCCTCGGGCTCTCGGGCCTCCAGGAGGGGAGCTTCGCGCCGGGCATCGCCGGCGGGATGTACCTCACGCTCACGCTCATCGGGGTCGCGATCACCAGCGTCTCGCTCGTGGCGCTCGGGCGCGAACAGTTCCACGCCCCGACGGGCCCGTTCGGCGAGAGCTGGCCGTTCGAAGCGATCGAGAACACCAAGCTCGGCGTCTGGATCTTCCTCGCGTCCGACGTCGTGCTGTTCGGCGCGTTCATCGGGACGTACGTGTTCGTCCGGATCTCCGCGGGTTGGACCGGCTGGGAGCTCGTGCCTGGCGACCCGATCCCCGGACTGATGAACACCTACCTGCTCCTCACCAGCAGCTTCACCGTGATCCTCGCGCTGGTCGCGGCCGAAAAGCGGAGCAAATGGGGTGTGGTGGCGAGCATCACGACGACGATCCTGCTCGGGATCGGCTTCCTCGTGAACAAGGGGCTCGAATGGAACCACCTCTTCCACGAGGGAATCGAACTCTCCGCCAACGTCCGCACGTCGACCTTTTTCCTCACGACGGGGCTCCACGCCGCCCACGTCATCATCGGGCTGTTGATCGCGGTCTACATGCTCGTGCGGGCGTGGCGGGGGGCGTACCTGGACGACGAGCGCCCCCTCGAATACTTCGGGCTGTACTGGCACTTCGTGGACATCGTGTGGCTGTTCCTGTTCCCGCTGTTCTACATCCTGTGA
- a CDS encoding cytochrome C oxidase subunit IV family protein: MPSTRLYAGIYVVLFVFATAQVAFEFTGLLESAYWLAFGGIILLSLIKALFVAGYYQHLRYEPRSITFVVLSGLITALVLTIAASYSIT, from the coding sequence ATGCCATCAACCAGACTCTACGCCGGGATCTACGTCGTGTTGTTCGTGTTCGCGACCGCCCAGGTCGCGTTCGAGTTCACGGGGCTGCTCGAAAGCGCCTACTGGCTCGCGTTCGGGGGGATCATCCTGCTCTCGCTGATCAAGGCGCTGTTCGTCGCGGGCTACTACCAGCATCTCCGCTACGAGCCCCGGTCGATCACGTTCGTCGTGCTCTCGGGGCTCATCACGGCGCTCGTGCTGACGATCGCGGCCTCGTACTCGATCACCTGA
- a CDS encoding DUF7577 domain-containing protein: MMAVWGVAMLVVLPLLQFPLILYLSRRVDADEESLPPVGWGDDVYPPDPDVSQPADGESPGASTPDRSSPSTPSAPSAASTPPESPVSSTPSVVVCRRCDAENDPTFTYCHDCVARL, translated from the coding sequence ATGATGGCCGTGTGGGGCGTCGCGATGCTCGTGGTGCTCCCGCTGTTGCAGTTCCCGCTCATCCTCTATCTCTCGCGCCGCGTCGACGCCGACGAGGAATCCCTGCCCCCGGTAGGCTGGGGAGACGACGTGTATCCGCCCGATCCGGACGTCTCGCAGCCAGCCGATGGGGAGTCGCCAGGCGCTTCGACGCCGGATCGGTCGTCACCGTCGACGCCGTCCGCGCCGTCCGCAGCGTCCACGCCGCCCGAATCACCCGTATCGTCGACCCCGTCGGTGGTCGTCTGTCGTCGCTGTGACGCCGAGAACGATCCAACGTTCACGTACTGTCACGACTGCGTGGCGAGGCTGTGA
- a CDS encoding DUF7410 domain-containing protein has translation MTEPLTPDSSASPDGLSTPDTAIPDAETPVAQCPYCSRPFRTERACTLHLGDSHHEKWTDDERAAYGAAVDDEADDLFVFHLKVVGALSLLYAGYVLAYMIVLGLQG, from the coding sequence ATGACCGAACCACTCACCCCCGACAGTTCAGCGTCGCCCGATGGCCTGTCCACCCCCGACACCGCGATCCCGGACGCCGAGACGCCCGTGGCGCAGTGTCCGTACTGCTCGCGACCGTTCCGGACCGAGCGGGCGTGTACGCTCCACCTCGGGGACAGTCATCACGAGAAGTGGACCGACGACGAGCGCGCGGCCTACGGGGCCGCCGTCGACGACGAGGCCGACGACCTGTTCGTGTTCCACCTCAAGGTCGTCGGCGCGCTCAGCCTGCTGTACGCCGGGTACGTACTCGCGTACATGATCGTTCTCGGGCTGCAGGGCTGA